Genomic window (bacterium):
TAATAGTCAAGAGTTTTTTATCTATCACTATAAGATTTTGACCCTACCAAAGACTTTCACTTTGTAACTTGTTCTAACTTATTAAAATATAAGAAGTTTCTTTCCTAAGGATACCAAAATTTTACCCAAAATATCCATTTTTGCATGAACTTGGGTTAAGCCTAATTTCTCTAATCGGAGACTAATTTTGTTATATCCTTAAGAATCACATTGGGTTTAAAGATGCCATTTGCTTGTTGGGCCTCCTCGAATGTAGTAACACCTGTAAGAACTAAAACTGTTCGCGCCCCTATGCGATTCCCTGCCAAGATATCAGTTTGCAAAGTGTCACCTACCAATATCACTTCACCAGTGTCTTTTCTACCATTCAATATCAATTCTAATGTAAAAATTTCCGGTTTGCCCAGTATAATTGGTGAACAACCTGTGGCAGATTGTATTGCAGATACTAAAGTCCCTGCCCCTGGCAAAAAGAGGTTTTCTTTAGGAGATAGAAAATCATTATTAGTGGCAATAAAATTTGCACCCGAAAGAATTAATTGTTGGGCACTCACTAATTTTTTATAGTTAAATGTCTTATCTAATCCTACTATTACATAATCAACCTTTTTTTTACAATCTGAATTCTCAATGATTTCGACACAAACATTTTTTAATTCCTCTTTAAGTCCCTTTCCACCGATTACAAAAGCGCTTGTATTTAAAATGTTATTTCGCTCAAAGTAAATCGCAGTAGCATATGCAGCGGT
Coding sequences:
- a CDS encoding HAD-IIA family hydrolase → MAIYIFDLDGVIYRGKKVIDGAPETLKILRERGHNLFFLTNDTSKTREGYVAFLKRMGVQCVIEEIMTAAYATAIYFERNNILNTSAFVIGGKGLKEELKNVCVEIIENSDCKKKVDYVIVGLDKTFNYKKLVSAQQLILSGANFIATNNDFLSPKENLFLPGAGTLVSAIQSATGCSPIILGKPEIFTLELILNGRKDTGEVILVGDTLQTDILAGNRIGARTVLVLTGVTTFEEAQQANGIFKPNVILKDITKLVSD